The following is a genomic window from Lactococcus carnosus.
GTGTGAAAACAATGGCTGAAGATGGTTATGGCGAAATGTCATGTATCTCTTGTTGTGTATCACCACTTGATCCTGAAAATGAAGATGGTCGCCACAACATCCAATACTTTGGTGCGCGTGTTAATGTCTTGAAAGCACTCTTAACAGGTATTAATGGTGGATTTGATGATGTCCATCGTGATTATAAAGTATTTGATAATGCTGCCATTACAACAGATGTATTGCAGTACGATGAAGTTGTCGCTAACTTTGAGAAATCATTGGACTGGTTGACAGACACATACGTAGATGCACTGAACATCATCCATTACATGACTGATAAATATAACTATGAAGCAGTTCAAATGGCCTTCTTGCCATCTAAACAACGCGCTAACATGGGATTTGGTATTTGTGGATTCGCAAATACAGTAGATACTTTATCTGCCATTAAATATGCGACAGTTAAACCAATTCGTGATGAAAATGGTTACATCTATGATTACGAAACAATCGGTGACTTCCCACGCTATGGTGAAGATGATGATCGTGCAGATGATATCGCGAAATGGCTTATGGAGCAATACCATACACGTTTAGCAAGTCATCGTCTATATAAAGATGCAGAAGCAACAGTGTCACTTTTGACGATTACCTCTAACGTGGCCTATTCTAAACAAACTGGTAACTCACCAGTTCACCGTGGTGTTTTCCTTAATGAAGATGGCACAGCCAACCTCAGTGAAGTAGAATACTTCTCTCCAGGTGCTAACCCATCTAACAAAGCTAGAGGTGGTTGGTTACAAACACTAAGAACACTTGAAAAACTTGATTTTAAATATGGTAATGATGGTATTTCTTTGACAACACAAGTGTCACCAAAAGCACTTGGTAAAACACGTGACGAACAAGTTGAAAACTTAGTTGATGTCCTTGATGCTTACTTTGAAGATGGCGGACAACACGTTAACTTGAACGTGATGGACTTGGCCGATGTTAAGGATAAAATCCTTAATGGTGAAGATGTTATCGTGCGTATCTCAGGATATTGTGTTAACACTAAATATCTTACAAAAGAACAAAAACATGAATTGACACACCGTGTCTTCCATGAAATCTTGTCGATGGATGTCTAATTGTTAGATGTTCAAAGATTTAGAGAAAAAGCTCACCGATTGGTGGGCTTTTTTGGGTTATTAAAAAGTAGACAGCTACAAATGAAGTTTACCTAAGTAAGCGTATGATAAAGCGATGGCATATATAAGGGGGTGAATCCCCTTGTAGTTGATGTTGATTTATGACGAAAATAAAAAACCTACACGAGTAAGTTTTTATTTTTTTAAGATAGGGTACGAGATTTCTAGTAACCTAGGCTCATCAATAATTGAGATGTTATTTTTGTCAATTATGGATTGGTCAATGCGTTTTTTCAGGAAAAATGTTTGAATACTTTCGCGTTCATCTGGCCGAATGGCACGATGTTTGTTTGTAATAATCAGTTCGTAGTGTGTAGAAGCTCTTGTAAAAATGGTGGTTGTATTACCGGCTGAATAGACTTCAACTGTTAACGCATCAGTGTTTCGTAACTGTTCGTTTACAAGGTTTGGAAAATTGTTAGTCACATTAATTATCTTCATAGGTTTCCTCCATCTATATTTAATCTTATTATAGCACTATTTTTTTATAAAATAAAAAATTTAGAAATAGAAAGTGATATAATGAGACTATGAAAAAAATAATCGGTATAACAGGTGGCATTGCAAGCGGTAAGTCAACTGTAACCTCTTTTTTGAAATCCAGAGGATATGAGGTGATTGATGCAGATGCCGTTGTAAGAGAGTTACAGCAAATCGGTGGTGCATTATATGTGGCAATAAGTGACACATTTGGTCCCACATATTTTTTAGCGGATGGTGAGTTAGATCGTATCACCTTTGGTCAAGCGATTTTTGCTAACCCCGAAATGCGAGCCCAACTGTCAACGTTGCAAGATAAGTTGATTCGAGATGCGCTTTTTGACAGATGTCAAGTCAGTCAGTCTGATCTTGTATTCATGGATATCCCTTTATTATTTGAAAAAAATTATACTGGATTTGATGAAATCTGGCTGGTGTATGTACCCAAGGAAATCCAACTAGAGCGGTTAATGAAACGCAATAACTTATCTCAAGCGGATGCCTTGCTAAGGATTGATAGCCAAATGCCGTTAGATGACAAGTGTGCTTTAGCAACACGCATTATCAAGAATTGTGATACAATAGATATGTTAGAAATTCAGTTAACAGCGATAATAAGTGAGATTTAACGGGTGCTATCAGCGATAGTGTTCGTTTTTTAAACGGCTAGAATGTGATATAAAAGGTAACTATCCCTCTTTTTATATTATCAAGTGTATGGGCAGTTTATTTGTTTGGTATGGATTAGTCTACAAATCTTGAAGTGGGCGAAAATGGGATACTTTTAGAAAGACGTGATTATCATAGAAATAAATTGGCGACGTAATCTATCCATTGCATGGTTCGGTACATTTTTTACATCTGCGAGTATTTCCTTAGTGATGCCATTTATGGCCCTCTATGTCCAAAAATTAGGTGCTAGAGGAAATGCAGTAGAATTATTTACGGGACTATCTATCGGGATTAGTGCACTTGCTAGTGGCTTAGTTGCCCCGATATGGGGGCGTCTTGCCGACCAGTATGGCCGGCGTGTGATGATGATCCGGGCCTCTATCGTCATGACCTTTACCATGAGTGCCTTGGCCTTTGTACCAAATGTTTGGTGGCTGTTAGTCATGCGTTTACTGAATGGTATATTTGCCGGTTATATTCCAAACTCGACTGCTCTGATTGCTAGTCAAATCCCACGAGAGAAGAGTGGGTACGCCTTGGGGATTTTATCAACAGGTATGATAGGTGGGTCTCTAATCGGGCCATCTATTGGTGGATTTTTTGCACAGATTGTCGGGATGGAAAATGTCTTCTTGATTACAGGTAGTATTTTACTACTTGTCACTGTGTTAACAATATTTTTCGTAAAAGAAGACTTTACCCCAATCGAAAAAGTTGATTTGCTGACGACCAAGCAAGTCTTTGAGCGTGTGCCAAACCAACAAATTCTCTATGGGCTATTTATCACCAGCTTTATTCTGCAATTAACTGTCCAGTCAGTTTCGCCGATATTGACACTTTACATTCGCCAATTAAATGGCCACTCAGGTAATCTCTTGATGATATCAGGATTCATCGTTTCAGCAGTCGGATTATCTGAAATGCTATCATCAGGTACATTAGGTAAGATTGGTGATAAGATAGGCAGTCATCGTTTAATTATTATCGGGCTGGTTTACAGTCTTGTCGTCTACGTCCCGATGGCTTTTGTTAAAACACCACTCCAACTTGGTATTCTACGATTTCTATTAGGCTTTGGTTCGGGGGCACTAGTGCCATCTGTTAATTCATTACTATCAAGAATTACACCACCTGAGGGCATCTCACGTATTTTTAGTTTTAATCAAATGTTCATGAACTTCGGACAGGTGGCGGGGCCACTTTTAGGGAGTGCAATCGCAGGTTATATCAGTTACCAAGCAGTATTTATCGCGACAAGTTGTTTTGTCCTCTTTAATCTGATTTGGTCATTGTTCAATTTTAGAAAATTTTTAGGGGTGAGAACGATTGAGAGTTAAAATCAATCTAAAATGTACAGGTTGTGGGCAACAAAACTATATTTCGTCAAAAAATAAAGCAACACATCCGGATAAAGTAAAAGTTTTAAAATACTGTCCGAAAGAGCGTAAGGTTATCATACATGTTGAGGCTTAGTCAGCTGATCATTTGACAAACCGAACATTTAGATAGAGTTGTTAGAAAATTTCAACTACTTTCTTTTTTTTTATTTTAAAAAATGATATAATTAAGATTAAACATCTATCACCTTGTGGTATCAAGTTAGCCAATAAGGTTAGCATGTGATGGTATTATTAAATAGGATTGATTGTGATTTTGAAGGTGTTTTCAAAATATATGTGGAAAAATAAGTAACGACATTGAAACAAAACTAGCGTCAGTCATCGCACAAGGCGAAATCGTGACTGCTAGGGTTATATAGCAAAGGAATAGGTCACATAAGTGACTTGAAAATGAATAAATGAAAGAACTCAATAAAAGACATTTTTTAAACTACTCGATTTTAATCCCCTATCTGATTCTATCTGTATTGGGTCTCATTATCGTCTTCTCAACAACAGTACCACATCAAATTGAATTAGGCTTACCACCTTATCAGCTATTTAGAAACCAGACCATCTTCTTTGTTTTTTCATTAGTGATGATTGCTATGATATATAAGATGAAGGTTGATAAACTCAGGTCACGTGGTTGGTTTGGTATCTTAATTCCCATCATGCTGGCCTTGCTATTTATCGCAAGGTTTCTAGCACCACCAATTAATGGCGCCCATGGTTGGATTCCCATTCCAGGGATTGGGACCATACAACCAGCTGAGTATTTGAAACTCGTTTCTGTCTGGTTCTTAGCGGCAACTTTTGCAGCAAAACAGAAGAAAATTAAGGACCAGGATATCGATGCCTTGTTCAATAGGAAACAATTTTTTATCAACTTTATCAGTGGATGGCGTCTTTGGATGGTCTTAATGGTGGGTGCGGTTGTCGTCATGCCAGATATGGGGAATGCACTCTTGATTTTGATTAGTGCAGCAATCGTTTTGGCAACCAGTGGTATTTCTTATCGTTGGACAACAGGTTTCTTGAAGATATTTGGTATCTTTTCACTCATCGCTTTAGTGATTTTGAAGATTACCGGCGGCAATATTATTCCTAGTATTTTTGGTTCGATTACCTATGTGAATAAACGCTTTATTGCTTTTGCAAATCCATTTCAGGACAGTAGTGATTCAGGTCACCAAATGATTAATGGCTATTATGCCATGTCAAATGGTGGTTGGTTTGGTCGAGGGTTAGGTAATTCTATCGAGAAAAAAGGATACTTACCCGAAGCACACACTGACTTCGTATTTGCGATTGTGATGGAAGAATTAGGGTTGATTGGTGGTATGATTATCTTAGGTCTGATCTTCTTTCTCATCATGCGTATTTTTATGGTTGGTATTCGTGCTAAAGATCCGTTTAATAGCATGATGTCGATCGGTGTCGGCGGGATCTTTTTTGCCCAAGTACTGGTTAATATTGGCGGTATTGCGGGGTTGATCCCTTCTACAGGTGTTACCTTCCCATTTCTAAGTCAAGGAGGGAACTCACTCTTGATTTTATCCGTAGGTATTGGCTTTGTCCTTAATATTTCTGCTGATGAAAAACGGCGAGAGTTAGCAGAAATTACATCAAAATATGATCTATCTGAGTTATCAGATACCTCGCTTAGTAAGTCGTAGTAGACGTTATCAAGCAAAAAAATGAAGTATTAATTAGTATAGGTGACATCAAGGGTTAAGCATGTGACACTTGATTGCAGAAACAGTTTTAAAAGGAGCCACTTTAGGCTATCTTTTATTTTTGTAAAAATTGAAAGGTTTTATAAATGAAAAAACTATTAGTTGCTAACCGTGGTGAAATCGCAATCCGTGTTTTCCGTGCCTGTAGTGAGTTGGGTATTTCAACCGTCGCAATTTATGCTAAGGAAGATGAGTATTCTGTTCACCGATTTAAAGCAGATGAAGCCTACATGGTCGGTGAAGGAAAAAAACCAATTGACGCTTATTTGGATAGTGATGATATCGTGCGTATTGCCTTAGAATCAGGTGCAGAAGCGATTCACCCAGGGTATGGCTTGCTATCAGAAAATATTGACTTTGCTCGTAAAGTCGAAGCAGCAGGCTTGATTTTTGTCGGCCCAACCTTACACCATCTGGATATTTTTGGTGACAAAATCAAGGCTAAAGAAGCATCTGTTGCAGCTGGTGTTGGGTCAATTCCAGGTACTGAAGGGCCAGTTGACCTAGAAGGTGCTTTAGAGTTCGGTCGTACCTTTGGCTACCCAGTCATGATCAAAGCTGCGCTTGGTGGTGGTGGCCGCGGTATGCGTGTGGCCCATAATGAAGCTGAAGCGCGTGATGGTTATGTACGTGCAGCTTCTGAAGCCAAGTCTGCTTTTGGCTCGGATGAAATTTATGTTGAAAAATACATTACAGATCCTAAACATATCGAAGTACAAATACTTGGTGACTCGCATGGTAATGTTGTCCATCTTTATGAGCGTGACTGTTCTGTCCAACGCCGCAATCAAAAAGTGATTGAGGTTGCACCGAGTGTGGGGATGTCAGATGAATTGCGTATGCGTATCTGTGATGCAGCAGTTCAACTCTGTAAGCACGTTGGCTATATTAATGCAGGGACAGTTGAGTTTCTAGTAAAAGATAATGAATTTTACTTTATTGAGGTTAATCCACGTGTTCAGGTAGAGCATACGATTACAGAAGCAGTTACTGGTATCGATATCGTTCAAGCACAAATCCTGATTTCTGAGGGTGCAAACCTGCATCAGGATATCAAGATTCCCTTGCAAGCGGATATGCCTTTATTAGGATCAGCGATCCAATGTCGGATTACAACAGAAGATCCAGAGAATAATTTCTTACCTGATACTGGGATTATCGACACTTACCGCTCACCAGGTGGGTTTGGTGTCCGACTAGATGTCGGCAATGCCTATTCTGGTTATGAAGTAACGCCTTACTTTGATAGTCTATTAGTTAAAGTTATTACACAAGCAACTGACTTTAGTGCTAGTATCTTAAAAATGGATCGATGCTTACGTGAGTTCCGAATTCGTGGCGTGAAAACAAATATTCCTTTCTTGAGAAATGTTTTGAATCATCCAGAATTTATTGCTGGTAATGCAAAAACGACCTTTATCGATAGTACGACTGAGCTTTATAACTTCCCACGCCTACGTGACCGTGGTAATAAAACAATGAAATACGTTGCCAACATCACGGTAAATGGCTTCCCAGGCATCAGCAAGGTTTCTAAACCCTACTTTGATGAAACACGCTATCCAAAAGTTAAAAAAATAGAAACACTGACAACTAAAAATATCCTAGATAATCAAGGTGCTGATGCTGTTGTAGAGTATGTAAAATCTCGTAAGGAAGTCTTACTGACAGATACGACACTACGTGATGCCCATCAAAGTTTACTTGCGACACGTATGCGTTTGCAAGATATGAAAAAAGTCGCAAGCTCAATAGACCAAGGTTTACCTAACCTATTTTCATCAGAAATGTGGGGAGGCGCTACATTTGACGTCGCCTACCGTTTCTTAAATGAAAGTCCTTGGTATCGGCTACGTGAACTACGTAAGTTGATGCCAAATACCATGTTCCAGATGTTATTCCGCGGTTCTAATGCGGTCGGTTATCAAAATTATCCAGATAACGTAATTGAAGAATTCATTAAAGTTGCAGCCCATGAAGGCATGGATGTCTTTCGTATCTTTGACTCATTAAACTGGTTACCACAGATGGAAAAATCTATCCAAGCAGTCCGTGATACAGGTAAATTGGTTGAAGCAACGATGTGTTATACCGGTGATATTTTAGATAATGACCGCCAAAAATATAATATCAAGTACTATAAAGATTTGGCTAAAGAGCTACAAGCAACTGGTGCTCATATCTTGGCAATTAAAGATATGGCAGGTATTCTTAAGCCACAAGCAGCCTATCGCTTGATATCTGAATTAAAAGAGACGATTGATATTCCACTCCATCTCCATACACATGATACAGCTGGAAATGGTGTGATGATTTATTCTGCGGCTGTCGCTGCAGGAGTTGATATCATCGATGTTGCGACGTCTGCCCTATCATCAGGCACGAGTCAACCAAGTATGACATCAGTTTACTATGCCCTTAAAAATGGCGAACGCACACCAGAGTTAGACGTTGATAATGCAACGCAGATCAACCATTACTGGGAAGATGTCCGTAAGTTCTATACACCGTTTGAAAAAGGCCTCACAAGC
Proteins encoded in this region:
- a CDS encoding FtsW/RodA/SpoVE family cell cycle protein translates to MKELNKRHFLNYSILIPYLILSVLGLIIVFSTTVPHQIELGLPPYQLFRNQTIFFVFSLVMIAMIYKMKVDKLRSRGWFGILIPIMLALLFIARFLAPPINGAHGWIPIPGIGTIQPAEYLKLVSVWFLAATFAAKQKKIKDQDIDALFNRKQFFINFISGWRLWMVLMVGAVVVMPDMGNALLILISAAIVLATSGISYRWTTGFLKIFGIFSLIALVILKITGGNIIPSIFGSITYVNKRFIAFANPFQDSSDSGHQMINGYYAMSNGGWFGRGLGNSIEKKGYLPEAHTDFVFAIVMEELGLIGGMIILGLIFFLIMRIFMVGIRAKDPFNSMMSIGVGGIFFAQVLVNIGGIAGLIPSTGVTFPFLSQGGNSLLILSVGIGFVLNISADEKRRELAEITSKYDLSELSDTSLSKS
- a CDS encoding pyruvate carboxylase, encoding MKKLLVANRGEIAIRVFRACSELGISTVAIYAKEDEYSVHRFKADEAYMVGEGKKPIDAYLDSDDIVRIALESGAEAIHPGYGLLSENIDFARKVEAAGLIFVGPTLHHLDIFGDKIKAKEASVAAGVGSIPGTEGPVDLEGALEFGRTFGYPVMIKAALGGGGRGMRVAHNEAEARDGYVRAASEAKSAFGSDEIYVEKYITDPKHIEVQILGDSHGNVVHLYERDCSVQRRNQKVIEVAPSVGMSDELRMRICDAAVQLCKHVGYINAGTVEFLVKDNEFYFIEVNPRVQVEHTITEAVTGIDIVQAQILISEGANLHQDIKIPLQADMPLLGSAIQCRITTEDPENNFLPDTGIIDTYRSPGGFGVRLDVGNAYSGYEVTPYFDSLLVKVITQATDFSASILKMDRCLREFRIRGVKTNIPFLRNVLNHPEFIAGNAKTTFIDSTTELYNFPRLRDRGNKTMKYVANITVNGFPGISKVSKPYFDETRYPKVKKIETLTTKNILDNQGADAVVEYVKSRKEVLLTDTTLRDAHQSLLATRMRLQDMKKVASSIDQGLPNLFSSEMWGGATFDVAYRFLNESPWYRLRELRKLMPNTMFQMLFRGSNAVGYQNYPDNVIEEFIKVAAHEGMDVFRIFDSLNWLPQMEKSIQAVRDTGKLVEATMCYTGDILDNDRQKYNIKYYKDLAKELQATGAHILAIKDMAGILKPQAAYRLISELKETIDIPLHLHTHDTAGNGVMIYSAAVAAGVDIIDVATSALSSGTSQPSMTSVYYALKNGERTPELDVDNATQINHYWEDVRKFYTPFEKGLTSPQTEVYSHEMPGGQYTNLQSQAAAVGLGLRFDEVKVMYHTVNMMFGDIIKVTPSSKVVGDMALFMVQNDLSEADIYEKGETLNFPESVISFFAGDLGQPVGGFPEKLKKIILKDKPFFTDRPGLHAPAVSFEAVTVELTEKLGYTPGRHEVLSYILYPQVFLDYQKMQNEFGSVTLLDTPTFFNGMRVGEKISVEIEKGKTLLIHLDSISEPDNEGNRTLFFNLNGQRREVVIKDTSVKSMTAVKEKAEPSNRHHIGATMPGSVVTILVEADEKVVKGQPLMVTEAMKMETTIESPADGEIKKIYVKASEAIATQDLLIELK
- a CDS encoding DUF1827 family protein, with amino-acid sequence MKIINVTNNFPNLVNEQLRNTDALTVEVYSAGNTTTIFTRASTHYELIITNKHRAIRPDERESIQTFFLKKRIDQSIIDKNNISIIDEPRLLEISYPILKK
- the coaE gene encoding dephospho-CoA kinase (Dephospho-CoA kinase (CoaE) performs the final step in coenzyme A biosynthesis.); translated protein: MKKIIGITGGIASGKSTVTSFLKSRGYEVIDADAVVRELQQIGGALYVAISDTFGPTYFLADGELDRITFGQAIFANPEMRAQLSTLQDKLIRDALFDRCQVSQSDLVFMDIPLLFEKNYTGFDEIWLVYVPKEIQLERLMKRNNLSQADALLRIDSQMPLDDKCALATRIIKNCDTIDMLEIQLTAIISEI
- a CDS encoding multidrug efflux MFS transporter, which translates into the protein MEINWRRNLSIAWFGTFFTSASISLVMPFMALYVQKLGARGNAVELFTGLSIGISALASGLVAPIWGRLADQYGRRVMMIRASIVMTFTMSALAFVPNVWWLLVMRLLNGIFAGYIPNSTALIASQIPREKSGYALGILSTGMIGGSLIGPSIGGFFAQIVGMENVFLITGSILLLVTVLTIFFVKEDFTPIEKVDLLTTKQVFERVPNQQILYGLFITSFILQLTVQSVSPILTLYIRQLNGHSGNLLMISGFIVSAVGLSEMLSSGTLGKIGDKIGSHRLIIIGLVYSLVVYVPMAFVKTPLQLGILRFLLGFGSGALVPSVNSLLSRITPPEGISRIFSFNQMFMNFGQVAGPLLGSAIAGYISYQAVFIATSCFVLFNLIWSLFNFRKFLGVRTIES
- the rpmG gene encoding 50S ribosomal protein L33, giving the protein MRVKINLKCTGCGQQNYISSKNKATHPDKVKVLKYCPKERKVIIHVEA